In the Methylomonas rhizoryzae genome, one interval contains:
- the rfbG gene encoding CDP-glucose 4,6-dehydratase codes for MTNFWNNKNVLLTGHTGFKGGWLALWLKQQGAKVTGFALEPATTPSLFEVAKVANSIDSEIGNICDLESVKSIFLQTQPDIVFHLAAQPLVRYSYQAPVETYATNVMGTLHVLEGIRSVNSVRAAVMITTDKCYENKEWHWGYRENEPMGGFDPYSSSKGCSELLISSYRNSFFPTHLYSEHRTAIASARAGNVIGGGDWSEDRLIPDIIKALQRNQTIYIRNPHAIRPWQHVLEPLSGYLMLAEKLYCEGAPYAEAWNFGPYHQDTKPVEWIARRMSELWGSDTPWQIDNDSHPHEAHYLKLDCSKANSLLNWKPAWSLTTALQAIVDWHKAEITGNNMQEFCLAQIAAYQQSATTLGNEHYEHKNTN; via the coding sequence ATGACTAATTTTTGGAACAACAAAAACGTGCTATTAACCGGCCACACCGGTTTCAAAGGCGGTTGGTTAGCACTTTGGCTCAAGCAGCAAGGCGCAAAAGTCACTGGTTTCGCACTTGAACCGGCGACCACACCTTCACTATTTGAAGTCGCTAAAGTAGCAAATAGCATTGATTCGGAAATCGGCAACATTTGCGATTTAGAATCAGTAAAAAGTATATTCTTACAAACACAACCGGACATTGTGTTCCATTTAGCCGCGCAACCCCTAGTTCGTTATTCTTATCAAGCTCCGGTAGAAACTTATGCCACTAATGTAATGGGAACTTTACACGTCTTAGAAGGAATTAGATCAGTAAACAGCGTTCGCGCAGCTGTGATGATTACAACGGACAAATGCTACGAAAACAAAGAATGGCACTGGGGATATCGTGAAAACGAGCCCATGGGAGGCTTTGACCCTTATAGCAGTAGTAAAGGCTGTTCGGAATTGCTAATTTCTTCATATCGTAACTCTTTTTTCCCAACCCACCTTTATTCTGAGCATAGAACTGCAATAGCCAGCGCGCGCGCTGGCAACGTAATAGGCGGAGGCGACTGGTCTGAAGACAGGCTTATCCCCGACATCATAAAAGCACTTCAACGCAACCAAACTATATACATCCGCAATCCTCACGCGATCCGTCCCTGGCAACATGTACTTGAGCCATTATCTGGTTACCTGATGCTGGCAGAAAAACTCTATTGCGAAGGAGCTCCATATGCAGAGGCTTGGAATTTTGGCCCTTACCATCAAGACACTAAACCTGTTGAATGGATAGCCAGGCGAATGTCTGAATTATGGGGCTCGGACACTCCGTGGCAAATTGACAATGACAGTCATCCGCATGAAGCCCATTATTTAAAGCTTGATTGCAGCAAGGCTAATTCCCTATTGAACTGGAAACCTGCGTGGTCACTTACAACAGCGTTACAAGCAATTGTTGATTGGCATAAAGCCGAAATTACCGGCAATAATATGCAAGAATTTTGCTTAGCTCAAATCGCAGCTTACCAGCAATCCGCGACAACTCTAGGAAATGAACATTATGAGCACAAAAATACTAATTAA
- a CDS encoding DUF3465 domain-containing protein: MNSFARVLIGALAISAVLSVPVGADSALAPEQVVAQAFQSHRSDFQIQLKGTIVKRLPDDNQGSRHQKFIVRLANGQTLLVAHNIDLAPRVENLKTGDSVELFGEYEWSEKGGTLHWTHRDPAQRHAHGWIRHNGRQYD, translated from the coding sequence ATGAATAGTTTTGCTAGAGTGTTGATAGGGGCGCTGGCCATCAGTGCGGTTTTGTCGGTGCCAGTAGGTGCGGATAGCGCTTTAGCACCGGAGCAAGTGGTTGCCCAAGCCTTCCAGTCGCATCGTAGCGATTTTCAGATCCAACTCAAGGGCACCATCGTCAAGCGCTTGCCCGACGACAATCAGGGTAGCCGTCATCAAAAATTCATTGTTAGGTTGGCGAACGGACAAACATTGCTGGTAGCGCATAATATCGATCTGGCCCCGCGGGTCGAAAACCTGAAAACCGGCGATAGTGTCGAGCTGTTCGGAGAATACGAATGGAGCGAGAAAGGCGGCACGCTGCACTGGACTCACCGGGACCCCGCGCAACGGCATGCGCACGGCTGGATACGGCATAACGGCCGGCAATACGATTAG
- a CDS encoding c-type cytochrome: protein MIGSCAVAAEPGLQRQQELIDLLKHDCGSCHGLPPKGGLGPSLMPEALASKSDAELVAVILHGRPGTAMPPWNTFLSSDETEWLVQRLRQP, encoded by the coding sequence ATGATCGGTAGTTGTGCCGTTGCGGCCGAGCCCGGTTTGCAGCGGCAGCAAGAATTGATCGATTTGCTAAAGCACGATTGCGGTTCCTGCCACGGCTTGCCGCCTAAAGGCGGCCTAGGGCCTTCGCTGATGCCGGAAGCTTTGGCTTCTAAAAGCGACGCCGAATTAGTTGCCGTGATACTGCACGGCAGGCCGGGCACGGCGATGCCGCCGTGGAACACTTTTCTAAGTTCCGACGAAACCGAATGGTTGGTGCAGCGCTTGCGCCAACCCTAA
- a CDS encoding IS5 family transposase, whose product MRGADITQEDLFSYRTLESRIPKKHPLRKLRQVVDLLLATLNDEFDALYARRGRDSIPPERLLRASLLQVLFSIRSERQLVEHIDFNLLYRWFVGLTIDDEVWDHSTFSANRDRLLNERISRLFFERVLALAEWKQLISDEHFSVDGTLIQAWASHKSFVKKDGSTPPPEDGGRNPTVNFKGEKRSNETHASRTDPDARLYKKSEGDKSQLAFLGHALMENRNGLVVDVEVTQATGTAEREAAHAMVKRTIHKPGATLAADKNYDTQDFVAKLRQRKVTPHVASKDKGSAIDGRTTRHDGYRKSLKIRKRIEEVFGWAKTVGPLRQTKFRGLKKVAAQTIFTFAAYNLTRMGTIFGWRYSTA is encoded by the coding sequence ATGCGCGGCGCCGACATTACTCAAGAAGACCTGTTCAGTTACCGAACCCTGGAAAGCCGGATTCCCAAAAAGCATCCGCTACGCAAGCTGCGTCAAGTGGTCGACTTGTTGCTCGCCACGCTAAACGACGAGTTCGACGCGCTCTACGCTCGTCGCGGTCGAGATTCCATTCCGCCGGAACGCTTGTTGCGCGCCAGTTTGTTGCAAGTGCTATTTTCCATCCGTTCGGAACGGCAACTGGTGGAGCATATCGACTTCAACCTCTTGTACCGCTGGTTTGTCGGCTTGACGATAGATGACGAGGTGTGGGATCACTCGACCTTCAGCGCCAACCGCGACCGTTTGCTCAACGAACGGATCAGTCGTTTGTTTTTCGAACGGGTACTGGCCTTGGCCGAGTGGAAACAGCTGATCTCTGACGAGCATTTCTCGGTGGACGGCACGCTGATTCAAGCTTGGGCCTCGCACAAAAGTTTCGTCAAAAAAGACGGCTCGACCCCGCCGCCGGAAGACGGCGGCCGCAATCCCACGGTCAACTTCAAGGGCGAGAAACGCAGTAACGAAACCCACGCATCACGCACCGATCCCGATGCCCGGTTGTACAAAAAGAGCGAGGGCGACAAGTCTCAGCTGGCTTTCCTCGGTCATGCCTTGATGGAGAACCGTAATGGCTTGGTCGTCGACGTCGAAGTCACCCAGGCCACCGGCACCGCAGAACGCGAGGCGGCCCATGCCATGGTCAAACGCACGATCCACAAACCGGGCGCGACCTTGGCCGCCGACAAAAATTACGATACGCAGGATTTTGTCGCCAAGTTACGCCAGCGCAAAGTCACGCCGCATGTCGCCAGCAAAGACAAAGGCTCCGCCATTGACGGTCGCACAACCCGGCACGACGGTTACCGTAAAAGTCTCAAAATCCGTAAGCGGATCGAAGAAGTCTTCGGTTGGGCCAAGACAGTCGGCCCGCTACGCCAAACCAAGTTCCGGGGGTTAAAGAAGGTCGCCGCGCAAACGATTTTTACCTTTGCCGCCTATAACCTGACGCGCATGGGTACCATTTTCGGCTGGCGATACAGTACCGCCTAG
- a CDS encoding UDP-glucuronic acid decarboxylase family protein: protein MRQYNPRKRILVTGGAGFLGSHLIDQLINNGDEVVCVDNLFTGTKRNIEHLFDNPRFEFLRHDVTFPLYIEVDQIYNLACPASPIHYQHDPVATTKTSVHGAINMLGLAKRLKARIFQASTSEVYGDPTVHPQTESYWGNVNPIGSRSCYDEGKRCAETLFFDYYRQHNLDIRVVRIFNTYGPRMHPNDGRVVSNFIVQALRGQDITLYGDGQQTRSFCYVDDMVDGFIQFMNLQPGPASNQRCPGPINLGNPGEFTIRQLAEKIIDLTGTGSKLVFRPLPEDDPMQRKPDISKAKEWLDWQPTVNLDAGLIKTIAYFDDLLTADDAV, encoded by the coding sequence ATGCGCCAATACAACCCTCGTAAACGGATATTAGTTACCGGCGGTGCCGGATTTCTCGGCTCACACTTGATTGACCAGCTCATCAATAACGGGGATGAAGTTGTCTGTGTGGATAATCTTTTTACCGGCACTAAACGCAATATTGAACATTTATTCGACAATCCGCGCTTCGAATTCCTACGTCACGATGTAACCTTTCCGCTTTATATCGAAGTCGATCAGATCTACAACTTGGCTTGTCCGGCCAGCCCTATACACTACCAGCACGACCCGGTAGCGACCACCAAGACCAGCGTACACGGGGCAATCAATATGTTGGGCTTGGCCAAACGTTTGAAGGCCAGAATTTTTCAGGCCAGCACCTCCGAGGTATACGGCGATCCGACCGTACATCCGCAAACGGAGAGTTACTGGGGAAATGTGAACCCCATCGGCAGCAGAAGTTGCTACGACGAAGGCAAACGTTGTGCCGAAACCTTGTTTTTTGATTACTACCGCCAACACAATTTGGATATTCGCGTAGTCCGTATTTTCAATACCTACGGTCCCAGGATGCATCCCAACGACGGGCGGGTGGTTAGTAATTTTATCGTCCAAGCCTTACGCGGTCAGGACATTACCTTGTATGGCGATGGTCAACAAACCCGCAGTTTTTGCTACGTCGACGACATGGTGGACGGGTTTATCCAATTTATGAATTTGCAGCCCGGCCCGGCTAGCAACCAGCGATGCCCCGGCCCTATCAACCTTGGCAACCCCGGCGAATTTACCATTCGGCAATTGGCGGAAAAAATCATCGACCTCACCGGCACCGGTTCCAAATTGGTATTTCGACCGTTGCCCGAGGACGATCCGATGCAGCGTAAACCGGATATAAGCAAAGCCAAGGAATGGTTAGATTGGCAACCTACCGTCAACCTGGACGCAGGCTTGATCAAAACGATAGCTTATTTCGATGACCTTTTAACCGCCGACGACGCGGTTTGA
- the rfbF gene encoding glucose-1-phosphate cytidylyltransferase, which produces MKAVILAGGLGTRLSEETDTKPKPMVEIGGKPILWHVMKTYSAHGINEFIICCGYKGYIIKEYFANYFLHTSNVTFDMQSNKMHVHESKAEPWKVTLVDTGDKTMTGGRLKRVKEYVQNEEFFCFTYGDGVGDIDISKLIKFHREQKVLATLTATQPPGRFGALALKGTKIEGFQEKPQGDGGWINGGFFVLSPKVIDYISDDSTIWEKTPMELLAKDGQLAAYQHSGFWQPMDTLRDKIHLQSLWQSGSAPWKIWQ; this is translated from the coding sequence ATGAAAGCAGTAATCCTAGCCGGCGGGCTTGGCACTCGCCTCAGTGAAGAAACTGACACTAAGCCCAAGCCCATGGTAGAAATTGGCGGAAAGCCAATACTATGGCACGTAATGAAAACCTATTCCGCACATGGCATAAATGAATTTATTATTTGCTGCGGCTACAAAGGTTATATTATAAAGGAGTATTTCGCAAATTACTTTCTACATACTTCTAACGTCACTTTCGACATGCAATCCAATAAAATGCACGTCCACGAAAGCAAGGCAGAACCTTGGAAAGTAACATTAGTTGACACAGGCGATAAAACCATGACCGGAGGTCGATTGAAGCGTGTCAAGGAATATGTACAAAACGAAGAGTTTTTTTGTTTTACTTATGGGGACGGTGTTGGAGATATTGATATTTCCAAACTTATTAAATTTCATCGGGAACAAAAAGTCTTAGCCACCTTAACAGCTACCCAACCACCCGGTCGCTTCGGCGCACTGGCCTTAAAAGGCACCAAAATAGAAGGATTCCAAGAAAAGCCCCAGGGGGACGGGGGCTGGATCAATGGCGGCTTTTTCGTTTTGTCGCCTAAAGTGATTGATTATATTAGCGACGACTCAACAATTTGGGAAAAAACTCCAATGGAACTACTAGCAAAAGACGGCCAACTGGCGGCTTACCAACACTCTGGCTTCTGGCAACCCATGGATACTTTACGCGATAAAATTCATCTGCAATCATTGTGGCAGTCTGGTAGCGCTCCCTGGAAAATCTGGCAATGA
- a CDS encoding cytochrome D1 domain-containing protein, with product MTLRIGKVLLAALWLTGASASAEPRGSGDLGVIIERETGSVQIVNTSRPAMLSRIEGLGDLSHASVVFSRDQRYAYVFGRDGGLTKIDLLQDVIDKRIVQAGNSIGGAISQDGNVIAVSNYAPGGVKLFAADSLEQLADIPAVYGEDSQSEDKLSKVVGLVDAPGQRFVCSLFDAGRIWLIDAHNPRHPQLQVFKDVGKQPYDALLTPDGHFYAAGLFGEKGLALLDLWQPEIGARHILQSYGKDDEQLPVYKMPHLEGWAQAGDWLLVPAMGQHEVLVIDKRNWELYKRIPVAGQPVFVMARPDGRQVWVNFAFPDNQTVQVIDVKDFSVIKTLSPGKAVMHMEFTPRGERVWLALRDEDKVAIYDTESFAEAAALNARKPSGVFFSSRANKIGL from the coding sequence ATGACATTACGCATAGGGAAAGTTTTACTGGCGGCGCTCTGGCTAACCGGTGCTTCGGCCTCTGCCGAGCCTCGCGGCAGCGGCGATTTGGGCGTGATTATCGAACGCGAAACCGGTAGCGTGCAGATCGTCAACACCAGCCGGCCGGCGATGCTGAGCCGTATCGAAGGTTTGGGCGATTTATCGCATGCCTCGGTGGTATTTTCCCGCGATCAACGCTACGCCTACGTGTTCGGGCGCGACGGCGGCTTGACCAAGATCGACTTGCTGCAGGACGTGATCGACAAGCGCATCGTGCAAGCCGGCAACAGCATAGGCGGTGCGATTTCCCAGGACGGCAACGTCATTGCGGTTTCCAATTATGCTCCGGGCGGGGTCAAATTGTTTGCGGCCGATAGTTTGGAACAGCTTGCCGACATACCGGCTGTTTACGGCGAGGATAGTCAAAGCGAGGATAAGTTGTCCAAGGTAGTCGGCTTGGTCGACGCGCCCGGGCAACGCTTTGTTTGCAGTTTGTTCGATGCCGGCCGGATTTGGTTGATCGATGCCCATAATCCGCGCCACCCGCAGTTGCAGGTCTTTAAGGATGTCGGCAAACAGCCTTACGATGCCTTATTGACGCCCGATGGTCATTTTTATGCCGCAGGGCTTTTTGGAGAAAAAGGCTTGGCTTTATTGGATTTATGGCAGCCCGAAATCGGCGCTCGGCACATTTTGCAAAGCTACGGCAAGGATGACGAGCAGTTGCCGGTTTATAAGATGCCTCATCTGGAAGGTTGGGCGCAAGCCGGCGACTGGTTGCTGGTTCCGGCGATGGGCCAACACGAGGTTTTGGTGATCGACAAACGCAACTGGGAACTGTACAAGCGCATACCGGTAGCCGGGCAGCCGGTGTTCGTAATGGCTAGACCGGACGGACGTCAGGTATGGGTCAATTTTGCTTTTCCGGACAATCAAACCGTGCAAGTGATCGACGTTAAGGATTTTAGCGTGATCAAAACGTTGAGCCCCGGCAAAGCGGTGATGCATATGGAATTCACGCCGCGAGGCGAACGGGTTTGGCTGGCCTTGCGCGACGAGGACAAGGTAGCGATTTACGATACCGAAAGCTTTGCGGAAGCCGCCGCCTTAAATGCGCGCAAACCGAGCGGCGTGTTTTTTTCCTCTCGCGCCAATAAAATCGGCTTATGA
- the ahbB gene encoding siroheme decarboxylase subunit beta: protein MIEDAKDFALIAAVQAGLPVAARPYALIAEKIGLTEGQVLERLQRLRQCGLIKRWGVVVQHRALGYRANAMIVMDIPDSQVDQVGRLISRYDCVNLCYQRPRYPGVWPYNLYCMIHGKSRDAVWVQWQHLQDECQLQAYPFEMLFSARCFKQRGAQYARLNQGATNGANPQIPTSNPVAAYG, encoded by the coding sequence ATGATTGAAGATGCTAAAGATTTCGCGTTGATTGCTGCAGTGCAAGCCGGTTTGCCTGTTGCGGCCCGGCCGTACGCGCTGATCGCCGAAAAGATCGGTTTGACGGAAGGACAGGTGCTGGAGCGACTACAGCGTTTACGCCAATGCGGTTTGATCAAGCGCTGGGGGGTGGTTGTGCAGCACCGAGCACTGGGTTACCGGGCGAATGCGATGATAGTGATGGATATTCCCGACAGTCAGGTGGATCAAGTTGGCCGGCTTATCAGCCGCTACGACTGCGTAAATCTCTGTTACCAGCGACCGCGTTACCCAGGCGTTTGGCCGTATAACTTGTACTGCATGATACACGGTAAAAGCCGGGATGCCGTTTGGGTTCAGTGGCAACACCTGCAAGACGAGTGCCAATTGCAGGCCTATCCGTTCGAAATGTTGTTCAGCGCTCGCTGCTTCAAACAGCGCGGTGCACAATACGCCCGATTAAACCAAGGAGCGACAAACGGCGCCAATCCGCAAATTCCGACCTCAAATCCGGTCGCCGCTTATGGATGA
- a CDS encoding Lrp/AsnC family transcriptional regulator: MDEIDRAILNRLQIGFPICASPFLKVAEQLGVDENDLLLRLQRMQADGVLSRFGPMYHAEQMGGALTLAALKVPEERFDEVTRIVNSFPEVAHNYARSHALNMWFVLASDQAERLAEVIAAIESATGLRVYDMPKNREYYVGLNFAV; this comes from the coding sequence ATGGATGAGATAGACCGGGCCATTCTGAACCGGCTGCAAATAGGTTTCCCGATTTGCGCTTCTCCTTTTTTAAAGGTTGCAGAACAACTGGGAGTGGACGAAAACGACTTATTGCTGCGGTTGCAACGAATGCAGGCCGACGGAGTACTGTCCCGGTTTGGTCCCATGTACCACGCCGAGCAGATGGGCGGCGCGCTTACTCTAGCGGCGCTTAAAGTCCCCGAGGAGCGTTTCGACGAAGTGACCCGCATCGTCAACAGTTTTCCCGAAGTAGCGCACAATTACGCGCGCAGCCACGCATTGAATATGTGGTTTGTACTGGCCAGCGACCAAGCCGAGCGGCTAGCGGAAGTCATTGCCGCAATCGAGTCCGCTACCGGCCTTAGGGTGTACGATATGCCGAAAAACCGCGAGTATTATGTAGGACTCAATTTCGCCGTGTAA
- a CDS encoding Lrp/AsnC family transcriptional regulator yields MKLSPLHKRLLNDFQQDFPLSSAPFNEIAQQLGVDEEQVLDAFAELTECNAISRIGPVITPNAIGKSALVAMAIPDHDLERVAAVVSAIPQVNHNYERENRFNLWFVLIAEDKNRLDELVARIELQTGYSAMVLPMLADYFIDLGFELDLHD; encoded by the coding sequence ATGAAACTTTCGCCCTTGCATAAGCGGCTGCTAAACGATTTTCAGCAGGATTTTCCGCTGAGTTCCGCGCCGTTTAACGAAATTGCCCAGCAGTTAGGTGTTGACGAAGAACAAGTGTTAGATGCATTTGCGGAATTGACCGAGTGTAATGCCATTAGTCGCATAGGACCCGTCATCACCCCAAATGCAATCGGAAAAAGCGCCTTGGTGGCTATGGCTATTCCTGATCACGATTTGGAGCGGGTTGCCGCCGTCGTCAGTGCGATACCCCAAGTCAATCACAATTACGAACGGGAAAACCGCTTCAATTTGTGGTTTGTCCTAATTGCCGAAGATAAAAACCGGTTGGACGAGCTGGTTGCGCGCATTGAATTGCAAACCGGCTATTCGGCAATGGTTCTGCCGATGTTGGCCGATTATTTCATCGACTTAGGCTTCGAACTGGATTTGCATGATTGA
- the rfbH gene encoding lipopolysaccharide biosynthesis protein RfbH, with translation MTFETSIKRGDICLLPFPFDNLASRQKRPALALSSADEYGEIIFAFITASSNSSSTSIKLEAEHYENNFTPLPHSGYLHINQHVRLNQNIVIKKISRLTDRFLEYLFRQLILQHIPAFSEIKYKSTPFTPTLQHIPVSGKVLGDRELTLLVESSLDGWLTTGRFNKAFEKKLGQFIGVKHLLTTNSGSSANLLALAALTSPKLGDRALKPGDEIITVAAGFPTTVNPALQYGLIPVFVDVELGTYNIDTDKITSAISDKTRAIMLAHTLGNAFNLDVIIHLARKHNLWVIEDCCDALGTTYSPSRALTDYKGKPIEIGKSYHVGTFGDIGTLSFYPAHHITMGEGGAVFTNSGILKPIIESFRDWGRDCYCAPGEDNSCGKRFCWQLGDLPKGYDHKYSYSHVGYNLKITDMQAAVGLAQLDQLEAFIEKRRANFSYLYNALNDLKDKIILPKATQNCNPSWFGFPITIREHADKKRVDLLQHLDSKNIGSRLIFAGNLIRQPYFENQPHRIVDNLTNTDLVMNNSLWIGLGPMLNKEMLDFMISELKAFFQS, from the coding sequence ATGACCTTTGAAACTTCAATTAAACGTGGCGATATCTGCTTGTTGCCGTTTCCATTTGATAACCTGGCTAGCCGGCAAAAACGCCCTGCGCTAGCATTATCTTCCGCTGACGAATATGGTGAAATTATATTTGCCTTTATTACAGCAAGCTCGAATAGCAGTTCGACATCAATAAAGCTAGAAGCAGAACATTATGAAAACAACTTCACACCGTTACCACATTCCGGTTATTTACATATTAATCAGCACGTTCGTTTAAACCAGAACATTGTTATAAAAAAAATATCTCGACTCACCGATAGATTTTTAGAATATTTATTCCGCCAATTAATATTACAACATATTCCTGCATTTAGCGAAATAAAATATAAGTCCACACCATTTACACCAACCCTACAACACATTCCTGTTTCAGGAAAAGTACTCGGCGATAGAGAGCTAACATTATTAGTCGAGTCGTCTCTGGATGGCTGGTTAACAACAGGCAGGTTCAACAAGGCTTTTGAAAAAAAGTTAGGACAATTTATAGGAGTTAAACATTTATTAACCACTAACTCCGGTTCTTCGGCAAATCTTCTAGCCTTAGCTGCACTAACATCCCCAAAATTAGGCGATAGAGCGCTAAAACCAGGTGATGAAATTATTACAGTTGCAGCAGGCTTTCCAACCACTGTTAACCCCGCACTTCAATACGGCTTAATTCCTGTTTTTGTCGACGTTGAATTAGGTACTTACAATATAGATACAGATAAAATTACTTCCGCAATCAGCGATAAAACACGGGCAATTATGCTGGCTCACACATTGGGCAATGCATTTAACCTAGATGTAATAATACACTTAGCACGTAAACACAATTTATGGGTCATAGAAGACTGCTGTGATGCATTAGGTACGACTTATTCCCCAAGTAGAGCTCTTACCGATTATAAGGGAAAGCCTATCGAAATCGGCAAATCATACCATGTCGGTACTTTCGGGGATATAGGCACACTTAGCTTCTATCCAGCTCACCATATTACTATGGGTGAAGGAGGGGCAGTATTTACTAACAGTGGTATATTAAAACCAATTATTGAATCATTTAGAGACTGGGGGCGTGATTGTTATTGCGCGCCGGGAGAAGACAACTCCTGTGGCAAGCGTTTTTGTTGGCAATTAGGAGATTTGCCCAAAGGCTACGATCACAAATACTCATATTCGCATGTTGGCTATAATTTAAAAATTACCGACATGCAAGCAGCCGTTGGATTAGCACAATTGGATCAATTAGAAGCTTTTATCGAAAAACGTCGTGCGAACTTTTCATATTTGTATAACGCCCTAAACGACCTAAAAGATAAAATCATCCTTCCCAAGGCAACACAAAATTGTAATCCATCCTGGTTTGGTTTCCCCATAACCATTCGAGAACATGCCGATAAGAAAAGAGTTGACTTATTACAACATTTAGATAGTAAAAATATAGGCTCGCGCTTAATATTTGCCGGCAACCTTATTAGGCAACCGTATTTTGAAAATCAGCCACACCGCATAGTCGACAACTTGACTAATACCGATTTAGTCATGAACAATAGCTTATGGATAGGTTTAGGTCCCATGCTGAATAAAGAAATGCTCGATTTTATGATCAGCGAACTAAAGGCCTTTTTTCAATCATGA
- a CDS encoding NAD-dependent epimerase/dehydratase family protein, giving the protein MRSVLITGATGFFGSHIAEVLLNHNYQVAAYYRESSDFWRVSAIRSSINWFNINSELSRPFESKSGISHIIHAATNYGRNSELNSALIETNLLFPLKLLELANQYNAKTFFNTDTALPKTVNAYSLSKHQFSEWLKKSASNTKIFNIKLEHIYGPKDDNTKFVTYIINECLRNIDCINLTRGEQKRDFIYVTDAANAYLSLLENYQRINDNYCELELGSGEGIRIKKLVELIHELTNSSSILKFGALPYRENESMESVANCIILNKIGWKTKHNLIQGLMELINYEKKKI; this is encoded by the coding sequence ATGAGATCTGTTTTAATCACGGGGGCAACAGGTTTTTTCGGTAGTCATATTGCAGAAGTGCTACTGAATCATAATTATCAAGTTGCAGCATATTATCGAGAATCAAGTGACTTTTGGCGCGTATCAGCAATACGCTCTTCTATTAATTGGTTTAACATTAATAGCGAACTAAGCCGGCCATTCGAAAGTAAATCCGGCATTTCTCACATCATCCATGCAGCAACTAATTACGGCCGCAATTCAGAGTTAAACAGTGCATTAATAGAAACCAACTTATTATTCCCTTTAAAGCTACTGGAATTAGCCAATCAATATAACGCTAAAACCTTTTTCAATACTGATACAGCCTTACCAAAAACCGTTAACGCCTACTCGCTATCAAAGCATCAGTTTAGCGAATGGTTAAAAAAATCCGCATCTAATACAAAGATTTTTAATATAAAACTAGAACACATTTACGGCCCCAAGGATGATAATACTAAGTTTGTCACATACATAATTAACGAATGCTTACGCAACATAGACTGTATCAATCTAACAAGAGGGGAACAAAAACGTGATTTTATTTATGTCACTGATGCTGCAAATGCCTACCTTAGTTTGTTGGAAAACTATCAAAGAATCAATGACAATTATTGCGAACTAGAACTTGGCAGCGGTGAGGGAATACGCATTAAAAAACTAGTGGAGTTAATTCACGAGCTTACAAACTCTAGTTCTATCTTAAAGTTTGGCGCGTTACCTTATCGGGAAAACGAATCTATGGAGAGCGTAGCAAATTGCATTATTTTGAATAAAATCGGCTGGAAAACCAAACACAATCTTATCCAGGGATTGATGGAGCTAATTAATTACGAAAAGAAAAAAATATAG